A genomic region of Noviherbaspirillum sp. L7-7A contains the following coding sequences:
- a CDS encoding Hpt domain-containing protein — protein MNPPKAYRCSQPWLLLQSVDNERDIFIDLAQVFRHETLARYDDIARHAAAGACHDMAMEAHSLKGTVGTVGAAELMALLVEIEQAGIKQAMPCSAAQLARLSDLLAQVRDDMDDFLRTL, from the coding sequence ATGAACCCGCCCAAGGCCTATCGCTGCTCACAACCATGGCTGCTGCTGCAGTCGGTAGACAACGAACGCGATATCTTCATCGACCTGGCGCAGGTGTTTCGCCATGAAACCCTGGCCCGCTATGACGATATTGCCCGCCATGCGGCAGCCGGCGCATGCCATGACATGGCCATGGAAGCCCATTCCCTCAAGGGCACGGTGGGTACCGTGGGCGCGGCCGAGCTGATGGCCTTGCTGGTGGAAATCGAGCAGGCCGGCATCAAGCAAGCCATGCCTTGCAGCGCTGCGCAACTGGCGCGCCTGTCTGATCTGCTGGCCCAGGTTCGCGACGACATGGACGATTTCCTGCGCACGCTCTGA
- a CDS encoding protein phosphatase CheZ, with protein sequence MNDLTEDLDALFEEIAAQHAVAAEPKAVATESVSAATANVAATDAESAQEHSPANSPMFDRLGHIVRQLHDSLRELGYDRSLSDVVTEVTDAAGRLEYIATLTEQAANKVLNSIDEAMPVQDALIQTAKDVEGRWDQLFDGKLGLDEFKLLAQDSRRFAGTVADNGEAEKARLMEIMMAQDFQDITGQIIKKVVTITQKLERELAQLLIDNAPQSTREKEKVVDLLAGPDVPTSALAQTDVDDLLADLGF encoded by the coding sequence ATGAATGACCTGACTGAAGACCTGGACGCGCTGTTTGAAGAAATAGCGGCGCAGCATGCGGTAGCCGCCGAACCGAAAGCTGTGGCGACCGAGTCCGTGTCTGCAGCAACAGCCAACGTGGCTGCAACCGACGCTGAATCAGCCCAGGAGCATTCTCCCGCCAACTCTCCCATGTTCGACCGCCTGGGTCATATCGTGCGGCAGTTGCATGACTCGTTGCGCGAGCTCGGCTACGATCGCAGCCTTTCCGACGTCGTCACCGAAGTCACCGATGCCGCCGGCCGCTTGGAGTATATTGCTACGCTGACCGAACAGGCCGCCAACAAGGTGCTCAATTCGATCGACGAAGCCATGCCGGTGCAGGACGCGCTGATCCAGACCGCCAAGGATGTCGAAGGCCGCTGGGACCAGCTGTTTGACGGCAAGCTGGGCCTGGATGAATTCAAGCTGCTGGCGCAGGATTCGCGCCGCTTTGCCGGCACGGTGGCCGACAACGGTGAAGCCGAAAAGGCGCGCCTGATGGAAATCATGATGGCGCAGGATTTCCAGGACATCACTGGACAGATCATCAAGAAAGTGGTGACGATCACCCAGAAACTGGAGCGCGAACTGGCGCAGCTGCTGATCGACAATGCACCGCAGTCCACCCGCGAAAAGGAAAAGGTGGTGGACTTGCTGGCAGGGCCGGACGTGCCTACCTCGGCGCTGGCGCAAACCGACGTGGATGACTTACTCGCCGATCTGGGATTCTGA
- a CDS encoding chemotaxis protein CheA — MDDMLKDFVVEALELAVDVEERLLQLERRPNDPDTLNAVFRSFHTIKGGAGFMNLAGMVSACHLTENLFDALRTGKTAVTPLAIEAALQASGFVADLLNQLHNGATPESLAPMPDALNRILNDAIEGRQPVATAAAVAPVASQPANGIAQADEAGRIDWVGMYNAVVPEQMRIAVSAVPTAPAGTGESNTDPAPAHGHPPGWDGVDRRNTPSETRTPEDSIRVDAVKLDALLEVAGESVQAANQASVLLEKLQQFKFDGQAATLMSTLAETLGRASRYATELQRATLATRMQPVGRLFQKFPRLVRELARDLGKEVELVIEGADTEVDRVVVDSLYDPLVHMLRNSLDHGIESHEDRIAAGKPPRARILLKAWQEANSVMIVISDDGRGMDPQRLRAKAIANGLIAESASLSASEAYQLVFLPGFSTKEVASSVSGRGVGMDVVKTAVEKHRGAISIDSELGSGTRFSIRLPIELSIVPTMLVTAAGAALGMPLALVERVVELPEQFMHVGGAPVLRDQGQTLPVRSLAASLGYEPAEERVGIVVAAPSPYVLSVGAVDGTADLVIKPLTALSVPGITGTARSAEGELVLVVGLSFLLAGATQEA, encoded by the coding sequence ATGGACGACATGCTCAAGGACTTCGTGGTCGAGGCGCTGGAACTGGCCGTCGACGTCGAAGAAAGATTGCTGCAACTGGAGCGCCGGCCGAACGACCCGGACACCCTGAATGCCGTGTTCCGCTCGTTTCATACGATCAAGGGCGGCGCCGGTTTCATGAACCTGGCTGGCATGGTGTCGGCCTGCCATCTGACCGAAAACCTGTTCGATGCGCTGCGCACCGGCAAGACCGCGGTGACGCCCCTGGCGATCGAGGCGGCGCTGCAGGCCAGCGGCTTTGTAGCCGACCTGCTCAACCAGCTGCATAACGGCGCCACGCCGGAAAGCCTGGCGCCCATGCCGGACGCATTGAACCGCATCCTGAATGACGCCATCGAAGGTCGGCAGCCGGTTGCAACTGCGGCTGCGGTCGCGCCAGTAGCCAGCCAGCCTGCCAACGGCATCGCCCAGGCCGACGAGGCCGGGCGCATTGACTGGGTCGGGATGTACAACGCCGTCGTGCCTGAGCAGATGCGTATCGCCGTCTCTGCCGTGCCCACGGCGCCGGCAGGCACGGGCGAGAGCAATACGGATCCAGCGCCTGCGCATGGCCATCCTCCTGGCTGGGATGGCGTTGACCGACGCAACACGCCTTCCGAAACCCGCACGCCGGAGGACAGCATCCGGGTCGATGCAGTCAAGCTCGATGCGCTGCTGGAAGTGGCGGGCGAATCGGTGCAGGCGGCCAACCAGGCCAGTGTATTGCTGGAAAAACTGCAGCAGTTCAAGTTCGACGGCCAGGCCGCCACGCTGATGTCGACGCTCGCCGAAACCCTGGGCCGTGCATCGCGTTATGCCACCGAGCTGCAGCGCGCCACCCTGGCCACAAGGATGCAGCCGGTCGGCCGCCTGTTCCAGAAATTCCCGCGCCTGGTGCGCGAACTGGCGCGCGATCTGGGCAAGGAAGTCGAACTGGTGATCGAAGGCGCCGATACCGAGGTAGACCGCGTGGTGGTCGACAGCCTGTACGACCCGCTGGTCCACATGTTGCGCAATTCGCTGGACCATGGCATCGAAAGCCATGAAGACCGCATCGCCGCCGGCAAGCCGCCGCGTGCCCGCATTCTGCTCAAGGCCTGGCAGGAAGCCAACAGCGTGATGATCGTTATTTCCGACGATGGCCGCGGCATGGATCCGCAGCGCCTGCGCGCCAAGGCGATCGCCAATGGCCTGATCGCCGAATCGGCCAGCCTTTCCGCCAGCGAAGCCTACCAGCTGGTGTTCCTGCCGGGCTTCTCGACCAAGGAAGTCGCCTCCAGCGTTTCCGGGCGCGGCGTGGGCATGGACGTGGTCAAGACGGCGGTGGAAAAGCACCGCGGCGCAATCAGCATCGATTCGGAACTGGGTAGCGGCACCCGCTTCTCGATCCGGCTGCCGATCGAGTTGTCGATCGTCCCGACCATGCTGGTGACAGCCGCCGGCGCTGCGCTGGGCATGCCGCTGGCACTGGTCGAACGGGTCGTGGAACTGCCCGAGCAATTCATGCATGTAGGCGGCGCGCCGGTGCTGCGCGACCAGGGCCAGACGTTGCCGGTGCGGTCGCTGGCTGCGTCCCTGGGGTACGAGCCTGCCGAGGAGCGGGTTGGTATCGTGGTCGCCGCACCCAGCCCTTACGTGCTGTCGGTTGGCGCAGTCGATGGCACCGCCGACCTGGTGATCAAGCCGCTGACAGCCTTGTCAGTGCCAGGCATTACCGGCACTGCCCGCTCCGCTGAAGGCGAACTGGTGCTGGTGGTTGGGCTGTCCTTCCTGCTGGCTGGCGCTACCCAGGAAGCCTGA
- a CDS encoding error-prone DNA polymerase, translating into MSKAQSELPLQAGAMPLPDYAELQCASNFSFLRGASHPEELVARAVQLGYSALALTDECSLSGVVRAHVEAKKHDFHLLIGSQLQVGDMRLIALAKNREGYGNLCELITLARTRVEKGHYLLHPDDLAAPQDKLAHLRGLPDCELLLSPAYGVDVATLVRQVQWMRETFGARATLALTLLHQGKDEVHRAQLQAVAAEYGMALAATGDVCMHVRSRKPLQDVLTAIRIGKPVAECGYALAQNAEQHLRARLRLANLYSEEALAETVRLARRCTFSLDELRYEYPDELVPPGHTAATYLRQETWIGAHARFPAGVPAEVQSQIEHELALIAYMSYEPYFLTVYDIVRFARSRRILCQGRGSAANSAVCYCLGITEVDPARGNLLFERFISKERNEPPDIDVDFEHQEREQVIQYIYNKYGRMRAALTGVVISYRPRSVLRDVGKALGVDAGVVDQIAKSHRWWDGKSGLAARFTECGLDPEAALAQQWWSMAEQLMGFPRHLSQHPGGFVISRGRLSRLVPIENAAMARRSVVQWDKDDLDALGLLKVDILALGMLSVIRRALDLAAERRGEPFELQDIPAEDPDTYRMISRADTVGVFQIESRAQMTMLPRMKPRTFYDLVIEVAIIRPGPIQGGMIHPYLRRRQGLEPVEYPSPAMEQALSRTLGVPIFQEQVMQIAMLAGGFSAGEADQLRRAMAAWKRKGGLEKFEGKLIAGMLERGYTREFADAIFRQIQGFAEYGFPESHAASFALLAYVSSWLKCHEPEAFLAALLNSQPMGFYAPSQLVQDARRHGVKVHPVDVMESGWDASLDHNGRTRPSVRLGLNLVRGLSREAGWRIEEARAIRPFADLHDLALRARLERTELQALAAANALAALSGHRRQALWQAVAGAPDKGLLRQAAVAEPMPALAPPSEGQDILGDYRSLGLTLGRHPVALLRARLLEKRFMPADVLHTFGNGQFARGCGIVTVRQRPETAHGTMFVTLEDETGLVNVIVWPTLVEQQRRELLGASLLGVYGIWQSEQGVQHLVAKRLVDLSAWLGKLNTHSRDFA; encoded by the coding sequence ATGAGCAAGGCGCAGTCCGAATTGCCGCTCCAGGCTGGCGCCATGCCTTTGCCAGACTATGCGGAACTGCAGTGCGCATCCAACTTCAGCTTTCTGCGCGGCGCTTCCCATCCTGAGGAACTGGTGGCGCGGGCAGTGCAGCTGGGCTATAGCGCCCTGGCATTGACGGATGAATGTTCGCTATCCGGTGTGGTACGTGCCCATGTGGAAGCGAAGAAGCATGATTTTCATTTGTTGATCGGCAGTCAGCTGCAGGTGGGCGATATGCGGTTAATTGCGCTGGCGAAGAATCGGGAGGGTTACGGCAATCTGTGCGAACTGATTACGCTGGCCCGCACGCGGGTGGAAAAGGGCCACTATCTGCTGCATCCCGATGACCTGGCCGCGCCCCAGGACAAGCTGGCCCATTTGCGCGGCCTGCCGGATTGCGAGCTGTTGCTGTCGCCGGCTTATGGCGTGGACGTTGCGACACTGGTGCGGCAGGTGCAATGGATGCGCGAGACCTTTGGCGCCCGGGCCACGCTGGCGCTGACACTGCTGCACCAGGGAAAAGATGAAGTGCATCGGGCCCAGCTCCAGGCAGTGGCGGCCGAATATGGCATGGCGCTGGCGGCAACCGGCGACGTCTGCATGCATGTGCGTTCCAGAAAGCCTTTGCAGGATGTGCTGACCGCTATCCGCATAGGTAAGCCGGTCGCCGAATGCGGCTATGCGCTGGCCCAGAATGCCGAGCAGCATTTGCGCGCACGGCTGCGGCTGGCCAATCTGTATTCCGAGGAGGCGCTGGCCGAAACCGTGCGGCTGGCGCGACGCTGTACCTTTTCGCTGGATGAATTGCGTTATGAATATCCGGATGAGCTGGTGCCGCCCGGCCATACCGCAGCCACTTACCTGCGTCAGGAAACCTGGATCGGCGCCCATGCCCGCTTTCCGGCCGGCGTGCCGGCGGAAGTGCAAAGCCAGATCGAGCATGAACTTGCGCTGATCGCCTACATGTCCTATGAGCCGTATTTCCTGACGGTGTATGACATCGTGCGGTTTGCGCGCAGCCGTCGCATCCTGTGCCAGGGGCGCGGTTCGGCCGCCAATTCCGCGGTCTGCTACTGCCTGGGCATTACCGAAGTCGATCCGGCCCGCGGCAATCTGCTGTTCGAACGTTTCATCTCGAAGGAACGCAATGAACCGCCCGACATCGATGTCGATTTCGAGCATCAGGAGCGCGAGCAAGTCATCCAGTACATCTATAACAAGTATGGCCGGATGCGGGCTGCGCTGACCGGCGTGGTGATCAGCTACCGGCCACGCAGTGTACTGCGGGATGTCGGCAAGGCACTAGGCGTGGATGCCGGCGTGGTGGACCAGATCGCCAAGTCGCATCGCTGGTGGGATGGGAAGAGCGGGCTGGCGGCGCGTTTTACGGAATGCGGCCTGGACCCGGAAGCCGCGCTGGCCCAGCAATGGTGGAGCATGGCCGAGCAGCTGATGGGCTTTCCCCGACACCTGTCGCAGCATCCGGGCGGCTTTGTGATTTCACGTGGCCGGCTGTCGCGCCTGGTGCCGATCGAGAATGCCGCGATGGCCAGGCGCAGCGTGGTGCAATGGGACAAGGATGACCTGGACGCGCTGGGCCTGCTGAAGGTGGACATTCTGGCGCTGGGCATGCTGTCGGTGATCCGGCGCGCGCTCGACCTGGCGGCCGAGCGCCGCGGTGAGCCATTCGAGTTGCAGGACATTCCGGCCGAAGACCCGGACACCTACCGCATGATCAGCCGGGCCGACACCGTCGGCGTGTTCCAGATCGAAAGCCGGGCGCAGATGACAATGCTGCCGCGGATGAAGCCGCGCACCTTCTACGACCTGGTGATCGAAGTCGCCATTATCCGGCCGGGTCCGATACAGGGCGGCATGATTCATCCCTATTTGCGCCGCCGGCAGGGCCTGGAACCGGTCGAGTATCCGAGTCCGGCCATGGAGCAGGCGCTGTCGCGCACCCTCGGCGTGCCGATTTTCCAGGAGCAGGTAATGCAGATCGCCATGCTGGCCGGCGGTTTTTCGGCTGGCGAGGCCGACCAACTGCGGCGGGCGATGGCAGCCTGGAAGCGCAAGGGCGGGCTGGAGAAATTCGAGGGCAAGCTGATCGCCGGCATGCTCGAACGCGGCTACACCCGGGAATTCGCCGATGCGATCTTCCGGCAGATACAGGGATTTGCGGAATACGGATTCCCGGAAAGCCATGCGGCCAGCTTCGCACTGCTGGCCTATGTCAGTTCCTGGCTCAAGTGCCATGAGCCGGAAGCCTTTCTGGCGGCTTTGCTGAACAGCCAGCCCATGGGTTTCTATGCGCCGTCGCAACTGGTGCAGGACGCGCGCCGGCATGGCGTGAAGGTGCATCCGGTCGATGTCATGGAAAGCGGCTGGGATGCCAGCCTCGACCATAACGGTCGAACCCGGCCGTCGGTGCGCCTGGGCCTGAACCTGGTGCGTGGTCTGAGCCGCGAGGCTGGCTGGCGGATCGAGGAGGCGCGCGCGATTCGTCCCTTTGCCGACCTGCACGACCTGGCCTTGCGGGCGCGGCTGGAACGCACGGAATTGCAGGCGCTGGCAGCGGCCAACGCACTTGCCGCCTTGTCCGGTCACCGGCGTCAGGCGCTGTGGCAAGCTGTGGCGGGCGCGCCGGACAAGGGCCTGCTGCGCCAGGCAGCGGTAGCCGAACCGATGCCTGCGCTGGCGCCGCCGTCGGAAGGGCAAGACATCCTGGGCGACTATCGCAGCCTGGGCCTGACACTGGGCCGGCATCCGGTGGCCTTGCTGCGCGCCAGGCTGCTGGAGAAGCGTTTCATGCCTGCCGACGTGCTGCATACCTTTGGCAACGGGCAGTTTGCCCGCGGCTGCGGCATTGTCACCGTGCGCCAGCGACCGGAAACCGCCCACGGCACCATGTTCGTCACGCTCGAGGATGAAACCGGGCTGGTTAACGTGATCGTCTGGCCGACATTGGTGGAGCAGCAGCGGCGTGAGCTGCTGGGCGCTTCGCTGCTGGGTGTGTATGGCATCTGGCAGAGCGAGCAGGGCGTGCAGCACCTGGTGGCCAAGCGGCTGGTGGACCTGTCGGCATGGCTGGGGAAGCTCAATACCCACAGCAGGGATTTCGCCTGA
- a CDS encoding CesT family type III secretion system chaperone produces the protein MSRQFKQLIEDLCRLVNMRDAQHLIHSGPFAVDGVVFNITRDWLATTETLLLQGDCGLPEHDPAAVYAALLQRNYTGFQHDGPQFGISPATGGIIYMERMKVAGISAAALASTLAFVAEHARHWRCALPMPPRSLPRMEMCCLQLA, from the coding sequence ATGAGCAGGCAATTCAAGCAATTGATAGAGGACCTCTGCAGACTGGTCAACATGCGCGATGCACAGCATCTCATTCACAGTGGCCCGTTTGCCGTCGATGGCGTGGTTTTCAACATTACCCGGGACTGGCTGGCCACTACCGAAACCCTGCTGCTGCAGGGTGACTGCGGCTTGCCGGAGCACGACCCCGCCGCTGTCTATGCCGCGCTGCTGCAACGCAACTACACCGGCTTTCAGCATGACGGGCCACAGTTCGGCATATCGCCTGCAACAGGCGGCATCATCTATATGGAGCGCATGAAGGTGGCCGGTATCAGCGCAGCGGCACTGGCCAGTACATTGGCTTTCGTGGCCGAGCATGCACGCCACTGGCGCTGTGCGCTGCCAATGCCGCCCCGGTCATTGCCTCGCATGGAAATGTGCTGTCTGCAGCTTGCATAA
- a CDS encoding DNA polymerase Y family protein: MDLTPNVVVEHGQVIAFCECARQAGIRTGMRSGGVTALAPDAKLHQRDGERERSALDGVALSLLQYTPEVAMVDAASLVLDVSASLAAFGGRLALCRRVRGSVMQMGYSARLGMAPTAQAALLFAHAAQIRLRRSVRQPGMVRRLDALPTMLLPATKPHADWLDGIGCTTLGQLRSLPRAGLQRRCGAALIEQLDKAYGEAPELYDWVEAPQQFDTRLELPERVEQAEAVLFAARRLVLQMVGWLNARQLAVSCFVLLLEHERGRQAVAPSALEITLAEAAWREDHLVRLLKERLGRLELTGPVIALRLVASRLQAMAPPTESLFPEPGGSAADYHRLIELLTARLGKENVLMPAPVADYRPEIGNHWLPAGPSAAKPLAPPDVERPFWLLEKPLPLLLRDHRPFYGSPLKLLTSPERIESGWWDANCAVRDYFMAQGEDQACYWIYRERMGEEWRWFLHGLFA; the protein is encoded by the coding sequence TTGGATCTGACGCCCAACGTGGTGGTCGAGCATGGCCAGGTGATTGCCTTCTGCGAATGTGCGCGCCAGGCGGGCATACGTACCGGCATGCGCAGCGGGGGCGTGACTGCCCTGGCCCCGGACGCCAAACTGCACCAGCGTGACGGCGAGCGTGAACGCAGTGCACTGGATGGTGTCGCGCTGAGCCTCTTGCAATACACCCCGGAAGTAGCCATGGTGGATGCGGCCAGCCTGGTGCTGGATGTCAGTGCCAGCCTGGCTGCCTTTGGCGGCCGTCTTGCATTATGCCGCCGGGTGCGGGGCAGTGTGATGCAAATGGGTTACTCGGCCAGGCTCGGCATGGCGCCTACCGCGCAGGCCGCCTTGCTGTTTGCCCATGCTGCGCAGATCAGGTTGCGCCGTAGCGTTCGCCAGCCTGGCATGGTGCGCCGGCTGGACGCCTTGCCGACCATGTTGCTGCCGGCTACCAAGCCGCATGCCGACTGGCTCGATGGCATTGGCTGCACGACCCTGGGCCAGTTGCGCAGTTTGCCGCGCGCGGGCTTGCAGCGTCGCTGTGGCGCAGCGTTGATCGAACAGTTGGATAAGGCATACGGCGAAGCGCCCGAACTGTATGACTGGGTGGAGGCGCCACAACAGTTCGATACCCGGCTTGAGCTGCCGGAACGGGTGGAGCAGGCAGAGGCGGTATTGTTCGCCGCGCGTCGGCTGGTACTGCAGATGGTGGGATGGTTGAATGCCCGGCAACTGGCCGTGTCGTGCTTTGTACTTTTGCTGGAACATGAGCGCGGCCGGCAGGCGGTGGCGCCAAGCGCACTTGAAATCACGCTGGCTGAAGCCGCATGGCGTGAAGATCACCTGGTGCGGCTGCTCAAGGAGCGGCTGGGACGCCTGGAACTGACTGGGCCTGTGATCGCACTTCGGCTGGTGGCAAGCCGTCTGCAAGCCATGGCGCCGCCAACCGAGTCGCTGTTTCCCGAGCCGGGTGGCAGTGCGGCGGACTATCACCGCTTGATTGAGCTGTTGACCGCTCGCCTTGGCAAGGAAAATGTATTGATGCCAGCGCCGGTTGCTGATTATCGACCGGAGATCGGGAATCATTGGCTGCCTGCAGGCCCGTCAGCGGCCAAGCCGCTTGCGCCGCCCGATGTGGAGCGTCCGTTCTGGCTGCTGGAAAAGCCTTTGCCCTTGCTGTTGCGCGATCATCGGCCATTTTATGGTTCCCCACTGAAATTGCTCACTTCACCGGAACGCATAGAAAGTGGCTGGTGGGACGCCAATTGTGCGGTGCGCGACTATTTCATGGCGCAGGGTGAAGACCAGGCCTGCTACTGGATCTACCGGGAGCGTATGGGGGAAGAGTGGCGCTGGTTTCTGCATGGGCTGTTTGCATGA
- the imuA gene encoding translesion DNA synthesis-associated protein ImuA, producing MSGLTLRTMSAAAVSAALDRNIAHSVWRANQMGSCQAAVTATGYASLDRELPNGGWPSSTLIELLLQQAGIGEMRLLKPALCAIGKQRRIVMVQPPHLPQAAAWSHWGLPADRFLWLKTASTADALWSAEQILRNGSCGALLFWQPQIRTEALRRLHLAAQGSTTMFWMLRPLSAAEQASPAPLRLALRPAPAGIAIDIIKRRGPVVDRPVYLALRPDAAPSLTSTRSHHASMDRHALAVVATRSISPALV from the coding sequence ATGTCCGGGTTAACCTTACGCACCATGTCGGCTGCCGCAGTCAGCGCTGCGCTCGACAGGAATATTGCCCATTCCGTCTGGCGGGCCAACCAGATGGGTTCATGCCAGGCCGCCGTCACCGCTACGGGCTATGCAAGCCTGGACCGGGAATTGCCTAACGGCGGTTGGCCTTCCTCCACGCTGATCGAACTATTGCTGCAGCAGGCAGGCATCGGGGAGATGCGCCTGTTGAAGCCTGCCTTGTGTGCGATAGGCAAACAGCGCCGTATCGTCATGGTGCAGCCGCCGCATTTGCCGCAGGCAGCGGCCTGGTCTCATTGGGGACTGCCCGCTGACCGATTCCTATGGCTCAAAACTGCCAGTACCGCGGATGCGCTCTGGAGCGCGGAGCAGATACTGCGTAATGGCAGTTGCGGCGCCTTGCTGTTCTGGCAGCCGCAAATCCGTACCGAGGCGCTGCGTCGTCTGCATCTGGCGGCGCAGGGGTCGACAACCATGTTCTGGATGCTGCGTCCGCTGTCGGCGGCCGAACAGGCGTCGCCGGCGCCCTTGCGACTGGCGTTGCGGCCGGCGCCGGCTGGCATCGCCATTGACATCATCAAGCGACGCGGCCCGGTAGTCGACCGGCCTGTTTACCTGGCACTCAGGCCAGATGCCGCGCCTTCCCTCACATCGACCCGTTCCCATCATGCGTCTATGGATAGGCATGCACTTGCCGTTGTTGCCACTCGAAGTATTTCGCCTGCGCTGGTCTGA
- a CDS encoding type III secretion system chaperone, whose translation MPAYRDTVQLIMQEIGPQTPDIDALVQYGEDSWALQLNDTSIIFIEYAADPDRLILSTELGMPVPQRRLDVCQLMLSYNLLWKENAGLTMALGGPEGSATLLCEWRSIEPELQNFQEELRKLSQVARAWRSYIAQTDATDSNDLPALPGLSSFV comes from the coding sequence ATGCCAGCATACCGTGACACAGTTCAATTGATCATGCAGGAGATTGGTCCGCAGACGCCTGATATTGATGCCCTGGTCCAGTACGGTGAAGATAGCTGGGCGCTACAACTGAATGACACCTCCATCATCTTCATAGAATACGCGGCAGACCCCGATCGCCTGATTCTCTCAACCGAACTGGGCATGCCTGTCCCGCAACGACGCCTTGATGTGTGCCAGTTAATGCTTTCGTACAATCTCCTTTGGAAAGAAAACGCGGGCCTGACAATGGCATTGGGTGGTCCGGAAGGCAGTGCGACGCTTCTGTGCGAATGGCGCAGCATAGAACCTGAACTGCAAAATTTTCAGGAAGAACTTCGCAAGCTTTCCCAAGTCGCCCGCGCCTGGCGCAGTTATATTGCACAGACAGACGCCACCGATTCGAATGACTTGCCAGCGCTGCCGGGATTGAGCAGCTTTGTTTGA
- a CDS encoding amidohydrolase, translating into MIPSFNAALNTDRLLPDQMPSTLPARSLSSSCPNLASRFRPGHAGQALAVPTQSDLPAKESRVQWNYSDCHFHPTNYIQQGYKPASLIPEMNALGIRYTTLMPIPTNVLSSQPDPEWDPCTGQQHCGPHYYLPSHMVTKRTLTTKDMDEACAATELYMNTGVDATTAMHYLQLPVAQRHRFDPMITGLHLGDMHSSAYLLQKLAQHPGVFTGVGEITVHKEVVQDLFAGKRQANLDNNADALIKLLKTCGVIGMPVVLHCDVDLPGQESNTAPAYLEGIRRLFCHAAVSDTNIIWAHGGGLGRFVNAPEGHTATLRQLLEDDRMKHVHIDLSWSVVAERLTQSPETQVEWVSLIKDHPGRFLFGSDALAPASRDVWNRTYASYNGLLTSLPDAVRLQLLHGNYQRLFVDARKRVRSYENFFLASALHEAGQLRNMLPPSSVVAGMPATNASTMDACDSRDHDSKEAQSTPRDEQYPLNTQAHRSPGALRH; encoded by the coding sequence ATGATTCCTTCATTTAACGCTGCTCTCAACACGGACAGGCTGCTGCCGGACCAGATGCCATCGACCTTGCCGGCACGCAGTCTTTCCTCGTCATGCCCCAACCTTGCCAGTCGCTTTCGCCCAGGCCATGCAGGTCAGGCACTGGCGGTACCGACGCAATCGGACCTGCCAGCCAAGGAAAGCAGGGTGCAATGGAACTACAGCGATTGCCATTTCCATCCGACCAATTACATCCAGCAGGGCTACAAGCCAGCAAGCCTGATCCCGGAAATGAATGCGCTGGGCATCAGGTACACCACCCTCATGCCCATTCCCACCAACGTGCTATCAAGCCAGCCCGATCCGGAATGGGACCCTTGCACGGGACAGCAGCACTGTGGTCCGCATTACTATTTGCCCAGCCACATGGTGACGAAACGCACGCTCACCACGAAGGATATGGATGAGGCCTGCGCCGCTACCGAGCTTTATATGAATACCGGGGTGGATGCGACCACTGCAATGCATTACCTCCAATTGCCTGTCGCGCAACGGCATCGCTTCGATCCCATGATTACCGGCCTGCACCTCGGCGACATGCATAGCAGCGCCTACCTGCTGCAGAAGCTGGCCCAGCATCCTGGCGTGTTTACCGGGGTGGGCGAAATCACGGTTCACAAGGAAGTGGTGCAGGATCTTTTCGCAGGCAAGCGCCAGGCCAACCTGGACAACAATGCAGACGCGCTGATCAAGCTATTGAAAACCTGCGGAGTGATTGGCATGCCCGTCGTGCTCCATTGTGATGTCGACCTGCCGGGCCAGGAAAGCAATACGGCGCCAGCCTATCTGGAAGGCATCAGGCGCTTGTTCTGCCATGCTGCCGTGTCGGACACCAATATCATATGGGCGCATGGCGGTGGCCTAGGCCGCTTCGTGAACGCACCTGAGGGACACACGGCAACGCTGCGCCAGCTGCTTGAGGACGACAGGATGAAGCATGTTCATATCGACCTGTCATGGAGCGTGGTCGCCGAGCGGCTGACGCAGTCTCCGGAAACGCAGGTCGAATGGGTGTCGCTCATCAAGGATCATCCCGGACGCTTTCTGTTCGGCTCCGATGCGCTGGCTCCAGCAAGCCGCGATGTCTGGAACAGGACCTATGCAAGCTATAACGGGCTGTTGACGAGCCTGCCGGATGCCGTACGTTTGCAACTGCTGCATGGAAATTATCAGCGCTTGTTTGTCGATGCGCGCAAGCGGGTGCGCTCCTATGAGAATTTCTTTCTGGCTTCCGCCTTGCATGAGGCCGGTCAGTTGCGCAATATGCTGCCGCCATCCTCCGTGGTTGCAGGTATGCCGGCCACCAACGCAAGCACCATGGACGCCTGCGACAGCCGCGATCATGATTCCAAAGAAGCGCAGTCAACGCCGCGGGACGAGCAATATCCATTGAACACGCAAGCGCACCGCTCGCCAGGCGCATTGCGTCATTGA